A genomic stretch from Candidatus Omnitrophota bacterium includes:
- a CDS encoding M48 family metallopeptidase, whose protein sequence is MSIYLIVILVILIGEYLLGLGVETLNLRHASPVLPKEFEGSYDAEKYRKSQEYLKETTKFRLIKGTFFTAVIITFILIGGFNYVDQFARSVSSGYILSGLIFAGILMLGFQIFNIPFAAYSTFVIEGKFGFNRTTAKTFILDIIKGLLLGAVIGGAVFSFVMWLFAAAGKGAWVYCWIGVSLLQLFLVFIGPVVIMPLFNKFIPLEDGELKRAIEGYARSQDFQLKGIFKMDASRRSSKSNAFFTGFGKYRRIALFDNLIQRHTVDELVSILAHEIGHYKNRHIFKIMGLSVATTGLMFLIMSFFIGNEGLFSAFRMRDISVYAGLFFFGFLYTPINLLFSVLGNFLSRRYEYQADEFAARTYKRPQDMITALKKLTVDNLSNLTPHPLKVFLDYSHPPVLKRIEAIRSNFSGLFSQ, encoded by the coding sequence ATGAGTATCTATCTAATTGTAATTTTAGTAATTCTTATCGGCGAATACCTGCTGGGGCTGGGGGTGGAGACGCTGAACCTCAGGCATGCCTCGCCGGTTCTGCCTAAGGAATTTGAAGGGTCCTATGACGCGGAGAAATACAGGAAGTCGCAGGAATACCTGAAGGAGACCACGAAATTCAGGTTGATCAAAGGCACCTTCTTTACCGCCGTTATTATAACCTTTATACTCATAGGCGGGTTCAACTATGTTGATCAGTTCGCAAGAAGCGTCTCAAGCGGCTACATCCTTAGCGGACTGATCTTTGCCGGTATCCTGATGCTGGGCTTTCAAATATTCAATATTCCCTTTGCCGCATACAGCACTTTTGTTATTGAGGGCAAATTCGGCTTTAACAGGACTACGGCCAAGACGTTCATACTTGATATAATCAAGGGCTTACTTTTAGGCGCGGTCATAGGCGGCGCGGTTTTTTCCTTCGTTATGTGGCTGTTCGCGGCGGCGGGTAAGGGCGCCTGGGTTTACTGTTGGATAGGTGTTTCGCTGCTCCAGCTGTTCCTGGTATTCATCGGCCCGGTTGTGATTATGCCGCTTTTCAATAAATTCATACCCCTTGAAGACGGCGAGCTTAAGAGGGCGATAGAGGGCTACGCCCGATCGCAGGATTTTCAGTTAAAAGGCATTTTTAAGATGGACGCCTCAAGGCGTTCCAGCAAATCAAACGCCTTCTTTACCGGTTTCGGCAAATACCGCAGGATAGCCCTGTTTGACAACCTTATCCAGAGGCACACCGTAGATGAACTGGTATCTATCCTGGCGCATGAGATAGGCCATTATAAAAACAGGCACATATTCAAAATTATGGGCTTGTCCGTCGCGACCACGGGCCTTATGTTTCTCATAATGTCTTTCTTCATAGGTAACGAGGGGTTATTTTCCGCCTTCAGGATGCGGGATATATCGGTTTACGCCGGCCTGTTCTTTTTCGGGTTTCTCTACACTCCCATTAATCTGCTGTTTTCGGTTTTGGGTAATTTTCTCTCCAGGCGCTACGAATATCAGGCAGATGAGTTCGCGGCCAGGACATATAAGAGGCCGCAGGATATGATAACGGCATTGAAAAAGTTAACGGTTGACAATCTCTCTAATCTTACCCCTCATCCGCTCAAGGTATTCCTGGACTACAGCCACCCGCCAGTGCTGAAAAGAATAGAGGCGATCAGAAGCAATTTTTCTGGTTTGTTTTCTCAATAA